The sequence below is a genomic window from Silene latifolia isolate original U9 population chromosome 7, ASM4854445v1, whole genome shotgun sequence.
aaaataatttttttatattAATTTTGAAAATCGAAACAATAATCAATCAAAGAGTTTGGAGAACGAGTAAGGAGTTTACCTCATTAATCTTTTTCTTGTTCATTCACAACATGTACCAATTTTATTTCGCCTTCACGATAAAACTATGATTTGAGTGAAGAATCGCATTTAATTCTAATAATTAAAATCAGGATAAGAATCACAATCGCAATAATGGTGAAATTCCTCAACAAGCTTCTtcgtaaattttatttttttagttgATTTTAGATATTTTTACTGAAAGattggagagagagagagagaaagaaagggGCAGTGAGAGAGAAAGAAAGGGGCGATCAAAGGGTTTTGTTCGAATTACTCAGCCTGACGTGGCGCAATCTAACGCGTCCAACAATATTAGATCTGATGGTGTATAATGATAGGACGGACTCATTTAAAAccctggactcaccggatccccgctgtatatatatatatatatatatatatatatatatatagaaataggatcatatgagtttggtttttttggtgagttacccctcttaatctgaaccactaatctaatctaagatggatggttgagattagaTCTTTCATCTTTTATATAAACCTTCTATTCTATGCACTTCACGTCTCctgcttctttttttttcattgtttCTCCAGTTCCTTTCCCCCTGTTCACATATTCACTTATTCGTGCTTGCTCACTAATTCGACTTCATCAATTCATGGCACAATTTTACTAATTCTTCACAAAATTTGAGTATTACAAAACGAAAAGCACAAAACTCATCAATGATCTTACGATTAATTTGATTGAAGAAAGCAATTCTTCAAATTTTGCCCCAAATATGGAGAAAACCCTAATGTAAGATTGCGAAAAGAAGGTAAGCATAATTTTTTCAATTTCATGACTAATAACATTAggaaacaacaaatttaacataAAATTTGATTATTACAATAACTTTTGATAAGATTTCGTTATTTTTTTGCGATTTGCAGCAATTTGAATCATGATGAACAAATATAATTGGTGTTCAATAAAATAATTGACGCAATGTAATAGAATAATTGACGCAGTATAATAGAATAACTACGTTACTGTAATAAAATAACTTGTGTTTTACTTTACTATTGAACTTAAAATAAATATGAATTTGACTCGATTTGTTTGTCCAATTATTTTATAGTGTTTTTATGGTTACTTCAATAATTATGGATGGTTATTGTATTTTAGTTGCATAGTTATTTTCAACTTACGcccttttttgtttttatttctttcagcAACGAGCTTTCACTTTTTGCTggttcaaccctcatcaatagGCTACACATGGTTCTCGTTGGGAAGAATGGTGAAAACATCAGCAAGACAACTTCATGTTAATGTTTAACTCCAAGGATTAAGTATGAGACAAAGTACACAATAGTTCAATCATagttattgtaaagttcaatctCGGTTATTGTAAAGCTCAATCATGGTTATTGTAATAATTATTATAGTACGCAATAGTTCAATCATagttattgtaaagttcaatcacggttattgtaaaGCTCAATCATGGTTATTGTAATAATTATTATAGTACGCAATAGTTCAATCAtggttattgtaaagttcaatcacggttattgtaaaGCTCAATCATGGTTATTGTAATAATTATTATAGTACGCAATAGTTCACTCATGGTTATTTTAAAGTTCAATCATAGTTATTGTAATAATTTACGCAATTTTCCATTAAACGCCAATTATCCGCGTCTATCGTGATTCAACCTCGCAAATCACCAAACTAGAACATAACTTAACAAAACACCCAAGAAGTAAATGGATTGCAAAATAAATGGACTGTAAAATAACTAAACTGACTTTAAACAACTAACGAGTGAATAATCAATAACATATAGAATAACgctttattcattacaataaccgagtttctacattacaataactacaaataccatagtttctacattacaataattgagtttatacattacaataattgagttcctacattacaataatcgagattccaaattacaataacttagtttctgcatttgaataactattaaataaccacgtttcttcattacaataatcgagtttctaCAATACATCAACTACAAATACCgagtttttacattacaataatcgagttcctacattacaataactgagtttctacattaaaataactatacATACCAGagaacattattctcaataaacaAGTTATTTTATTATAGTAACGTAATTATTTTATCATACAACATCAATTATTCTATTACACGACGTCAATTATTCCATGGAGCATCAATTATCCCCTGTTCAACGCCGTCATTCAACCCgcaaattacaaaaataatgAAACCTTATCAGAATTTGTTGTAATCAACAAATTTTCTGTTGAATTTGTTCTTTACTAATGTTATTAATCATGAAATCGCAAAAAGACAGAAATCTGACGAGTGTTTGTTATTCTCATCCTGCTTTTACTGCAATTCACGGAAAATTAAACACAAAAATCGGATTTGATTTGATATATTAgggttttttcgaaatttcatCATTAATTGGAGGAAAAATTGATCGtatcaattaaaataattaaatttgtGAATGAATTTGGTGTAGACGAttgaaattacaaaaaaaattaggaaaaagagagaaagaatgaagaaaataggatagaaaaaaaaagaagatgaagaaaataagaaaaaaagagGGGAAGAATGGAAGCAGGGAAAACGTAGGATGAGGGgaggagagagaaaaaaaatgagtGTTTTTTTTGGgtctaatctcagcccttgatcttGTTAGATCCAATGGTATATAAACGCGGGAAGTCACTGAAAATGCGCAAAACTCACCTGGAttcgctatatatatatatatatatatatatatatatatatatatatatatatatagatagtaGATACCTATTCTATTACTTTTTGTACCATGTTTAAATAATTGCAATATGTTTCTCAATATAATTATTGAGCGGCTCTCTCTAAAAAAACACTCTTACCAATTACCATTTAGTGCGTCCACCGACGAGGACATAATAAAAGATTACAAAATACTTGGAGTAGTAATAGGAAAAAAATCAAAGCAGTAAGCAAGAATGCGAGAAACTGCCATGAATGAATCGCATAATCGTGCAGAAACTTGTTTAAAACAACCTTCCAATTCGCTTCATAATACTTGTTGACATTATCAATTACTTCATCCAGGAAGGGCACTCTTGTTAACCTCAAAGACTTGCTCATCCCATTCCACATATCTGCAATTTCTTGATCACTTTTCAAGTAATTGTATATAATGCCCTGTTCTCTTAGTAATCGAGCGTCTTCTTTTGTGTCGATAATCCCATTCATTAATTCGGTGTATCGAGCCAAGATCAGCGGCCCTGAACCCAATGATGCCTCGTACGCTACCAGATTTCTCAGGACAACCTCGGTGTTAACATCTATGCTAATAACCGGGAGATAACACTTTTTTTCGTGTTTGTCAAAATTGATCGTCAAGATGTTTCCATTTGTTGGAATAAATGAAACCCCACATTTTGAAAGTTCAATTACTGAAGGAATCATGATTTCTTCAACTAAGGGAGAACTGTTTTCTCTATCTTGTCGAGAATCGGCTTGATTAGTGAGATTTCTTTGGAGATTTTCTTCGGGAAATAAAATCGCTCTAAGGATAGCAAGCCCGGGAAGGTGGCTAATGAACATCCAAGGAAGTTTAAACATGATTTTCGACTTCAATTGTCCTAAACACCTTTTAATTTGAAAAATAAGCTTATACACCTTGTTCTCTTCATTAACTTCTTGATCACCATTTTCACTGATTTCAATTATTTCTTCCAACTTCGGCACTAAAATGCGATATACAAGATCAAGAAGGTGATCAGAATTACAAGGTTGAATTGTTTCCCAATTCGCCTCTAATTTGAAAGGAGATATAGCATGGTGCAACCCAATTAAATTGTCACCCAAAATTTTATCAGCGATTTCAGGAGAAGGTAGACCAAATTGCAACAAATCTCTTAGAACAAATAGTGGGATTTGATTCTCAAGCATAATGATATCTCTCAATATATCATTATGTATCGATTTCCTACTTGCGTAATCAACTAACTGTGAAATCCTAGACGGGATTTTAGTCaggattttattattcatttcagTGGCAAATGTATCAATAATCTCGATGAGAAACGCGGCATCAATAGCCATAATCAACGCTAGTGTTTGGCTATTAATGTCCAAATATCTATGGTAACAAGCCCGAATTTTATGTTGAAGCCtcagaaaatgattgacaatggTGTCAAATTTCAAATGACGATTTAGAATTTGAATTCGCTTGGCTGAAGAGATCTTGTATTTTTCCATTTGTTGAAGCTCGAGCCGGAAATAATGATAGGGACCGATTGAAACCAATTGAGGAGTATAGGCATTTGGGTTTGTGTCCCTCAATGATTTAGGAACATTGAATATCGTCACATCAATGTTGCTAAAATCATCTTCTAAGTCTTGGTTCATTATTTGACGTATATGCATGACCCATTTGTGCTCATCAAAATTCTTATTCAGGCACATATTATTTGGGGTATGAATGAAGAACATGGAAGTTGAAGAAATGTTAGTGTTTCTATATAGATAGATGTAGATGATACCATATAAAGTTACAACATTAAACTATCTATATTAAATTGAGGCTAATTTATTAATGTAACTTCACTCCGTTAAACTTCTCATTGGCTTTTTATCAACAAGAAAATAAACATGTGGTATTTTTATGCGGCTGACGCTTAATTATTTGTATCATTTGCAAACTGAAATTATAGTAATTgcactagtttttttttttttttttttttttttttttttttttttttttaagtttttgaTAATAGAGAGTGAAAATAAAAATGCACCAGTAATACATTAAATTTAAATCAGTTACATGCTACAATATAATTTTTAGGCTATTCAGCTAACGATTTTAAAAGTAAAATAACTCAAATAATGTAGGTGTTAATTATTGTGATGTTTCATGTGCTTCGTAACTAAACTTAATAAACGCAAAAGAAACTTGAAACATATGCATGTCCCAATTAATGGTTTGATTCAAGATACATGAAACCAGGGCGGACCAGTTTATTTTTTGGTGtagcaaaaaaaaatataatgctAAAAAACAATTAATACGACTCAATTTTATGTATTCTTTATAGAGTGTATATAAGACTATCTTTTAAATTACGATTCTTTGCTATTTCTTTCACGTAGAACTTCTGCAAATTATTTATTTTACTTATAGATTTATGGTATCTTGATAAAATATTAAAAATAGCTTAACCTCTAGATACAAAAtaatttaagtatatgaaaaaaaaGAGGCAAACAAACAATTAGAAAATCACATACTAATCACAAATTGAGTAATAACTGAGCAAAATGATAGTCTAATTGAAAATTTACCCTTTGATCAATTTCGATAAAATTTCTACATGTTCTTTATCACCTTTTTCTTTGAGAATTTTGGAGTAAAAAAACAATTAATAGGATACTCCCTCCATAATAGTATATATGACGTTTGAGGAGTTGTTATTTTTTACCTTTTATATGACGTTTTGCTATTTTCTAGGTTGTAGCTTATCAGTTTTTAATGTTTTTAGACTTTATCACTTCCAAAGTAATCAATATGATAGCTGTACTATATAACTTGGCTTCATTTTTTCACAGTAGTGCTTTGTATCTTCTTTAAAGCAGTACTCCATATCTTATTTTTCTCTcatttttttccaaaaaaaaaaataacctgactattcattttatttttgaGGTTGAATTTTTAGAATGGAAGACGAAAATTATGAGGTTGAAGACAAAAAAAAGCTTATAGTGTCAGATTCCGAGAAtgaaaaaaaggcaaaatttgAAGAAACGTTACACGATATAATCATCCCAGATTCAGAGGGTGAAACTGAGCGGTTAATGTTCTAAAACCAGAGAAACAAAAGTTTCGTGATAACAGATTTTGAAGGAGGGCGAATTAGGGATAAGAAAttcagtataagaccgtcttacaggATACAAAGAACAAATCATAAACAATCAACAACGACAGAGAAACCCAAGTAGTTTGAAATAACATCACATTAAACAAACCTTCAAGCaatcaacaaaacaaacaaaccttTGGGCGAGAAAGATAAACCCATCTAAATCAACACACTTGAAAGCAAAAAAGAACAAAACTtaattgaaacaaaaaattggagtttccatcttctttggtgtggtggttgtgatTGAAATTGGGTAGTAATTGGAGAGCAAAACAAATACTGAGAGAATTTCTTGGAATGATTTTTAAATTAAAGTTCAAATTTGGCTTCATTTTAAATTTTCGCCAAAAAATTGGCTCCAAAGTATTTTCGGTAGTGCATATGATGTTTGTAGAAGGAGATGAAGAGGcacactgtaatactccgtatttatgagtctttgggtactctatcgagtaggccttattctgtcgagtaagggtgagttgcgttttaaattagtttctgacctgttgggtactcgatcgagtaactagaatactcgatcgagtaagggggcactcgatcgagtaccttagctactcgatcgagtagccggtttacggggagttatttctcgggttttgttaattatgcgattaaggtatataatcttttccgtcatcattctaaacacttttcaaaacctaaattactgtcaaagagagaaagcaagtacgttcatccctttaatcgcattgttagcaaatcccggagtttggaaggtcggttttcatcgtttgttataccgttgagatccttgcgtcgagggtaagatctatgtaccgtttttactgtttttcctttaagttggttaaaccctaatatggggattttggggttttgtgtagattgtgatttggtagtgtttatgtgtttgtaggataggaggaggttttgtagaagaggctttttgatacaactgTTGATACCGTCTGCCTGTTGtgcttccaggtaggatttcctactcagtattagtcccataatgggatgattgttgatgtgttgtggttgattgaatgatatagtaattgtattgtgacggtttgttgattgtgattgtttgtctctggttctcgaggcgtgtcctcggctgagtggggtcacttgcgggagtggcttcacgccctagtttcgcccttcgtggaacccgccacggaaggggatgtgcacattaatggacagggttatcgctcattatgaggagcggggatttggtgggtacggctgcggtcccccactggcagggctggtccaatggacagtcggtgattgagattgttggagttagtgtggttgtgtgtgtgacggttaggCTGTCTgtatatcttattgttgatatatataaattgtgtgattagtactgaccccgtttaaatgttttaaaaactgtggtgatccattcgggggtggtgagcagcttattgagcgggtatgatatgacgcgtatgggatagccgggatgagtcatcacgtggcgcttagaagtcttccgccgtgtcagacgatgttttatggctttgatagttttagcagtagaccgtctgagaatcttgtatttctttttatcagtttggaattactatgtaatcactttaaactttatttacttttaaagttgtttcgttattgtcttatgaatatcatgcctcgggtaaccgagatggtggcatccttatacctgagtggtcctggtaaggcacttggagtatgggagtgttacacACACGGTTGTCATGAAGAAATAGAGGACTAAAATGTACTATTTTCAAAGCTATAAATGATTCCCTATTTAATGCCATAACAATGAGTTAATAGTTTCTTAATAACTGTGTTTGTGGATAAACGTCATATATACTATTATGGAGGGAGTAAAAAAGATTTACAGGATTAGTTGGAACTTGGAAGTATGGAGTAATTAAGATGACATGTAGATTAATGGAATAAATGAGATATAAATATGGCGTCATTAATTGTAATATACTGTACTAATATACTATGGGAATTGTGATTTAAATGAGATTATAGTGGGGAAGAATGATTACGTGAGACACAATGTCATCTAATGACTAATTAATACATAttttactaggtagtatcccgtgcTTCGCACAATCTGTTTTTATATTTTATGAATATAATTGAAGGAAAAAGTATATAATTGATATGTAATATTTAATAATTTACTTAAAAATAAAATGATTAACCTTtttcaaatctttttttttttactgattTACTTCGAAgtatttttaaataaaatatataaaGTAAATAATAAACAATGGTTTATAAATGGTACCGTGTATACACAATTATTTGAGAATAACTAAAAAGAGTAATTATGATTCCTATTTTCTCACATCTCTTATAACACAAATGTCCTTAATAATCATTGTTTTTATTGTGATTATTCATATGCACTTCTTGGCACAATGTGCATACCTATTCTTTACCACAATGTGTATACCCATTTGAAATCATGATAATCTCGTTTcttttcaattttaattaaacAAAAGAAATTGACCATAGTGTGTATAGCCACTTGAAATCATGATATTTCTCGTTTCTTTCCAATTAAACAAAAGAAATTACATACAAAAGAACTATATGGAATTCAATGCTTAAATTATCTTGTAAAATCCTCAATTTGCATgataagattttaaaattttgttaTCATAACTCCACGGTATAAAAATATTTAAATAGTattttgaaaatttaaaatttgtATGAATAGAATTTTTAGATACatgcaaaaaataaataaaaataatgtaTATACATACCCAACTCTTACGTAAATTTGTTTGTATTGTACTACATACATGCATTTAAATTAAAAAAGTGAAGTATATTTCATCTTTGGGGAGTACACATTCATTGAATTTATATGTTAATAACTCTAATGAAATTGGACTCATACGGTAGCATTTTTCGCGATAAATTTAAAAATTTTAGTTTCGCAAGTTTCCTCaaaatatttttaaaattaactatattatttatttaatttaatctaaTAAATAACTTTATTAaattattgttgatgttgatgCTACATTAATGCTTGTAATTAATAATTAAACTGTCATTAATGGGTGTATTTAAGGCTAAATATGCCACGTGTCGCATCCACAAACTTCCCATcctagttatatatatatatatatatatatatatatatatatatatatatatatatatatatatatatatatatatatatatatatatatatatatatatactaggtagtatcccgcacTTCACAAGacctattttaaaattttatttttataattaaagAAAAATAATTTACTTTATATAtaatctttaatatttttacctataaataaaaataaattaattttttttctcaatttttttaagGTTTAAGTTCAGTGTTTTaaaataaactacatataattttaattaaaactaataagttatagttaattatgcatgatcaacgttttacaaaaaaatttgtaactgatcaaatatcatattaattaaaataaaatttattcgaataatgcaataatcaacattaagttatcaaattatatcatttcacgatacgttatgttccaaatcagttaatataattttatgcaatttttaattttgtatgtataacgtttgatatttatgtatcaaacatatagagtctAAACTAATTCAAATGTTTTGGTTGTGTCTTACATgtgatatgtgtcaaacatatctataagaaatttgcacctttttttTAACAACtaatatataatgatgtttaagagtttacacgtaaataaaataggttgaactttctcaaatatcatttttataagataacatataaaatatttaactaaaattaatatctagttagtcataatcaatttTTCATTCTTAACTAAAATAGTTAGTCATAAAATATTTAACTGAATATATTAAAGGAAAATGTAATGCGTTTCATACGTTTTCATATTGTTTATATAATAAGGTTTTTCTATATGATACCCTTGGATTTAATTTATTCGAATTTTACGTGATACCTCTCGCTTTTCAAAAATACCAGTGGTACCCCTAAACATAACAAAAACatcttaaaatacccaaaatgcTCTAACCCGcctctttaaatgtttattttataCATTTCTTATTAATTTTTTGCCAATAATTTCTCATGTCACTAACATAAAAATCGTCTACTCAATTGTAAACATATTTTCCTTACAAaacttaacatattaaaatagtTATTTTTAGTAGTTTGgatatttttaaaatattttagTAAATTTAGTGATACcacttatattttcaaaaatataggggtaccatgtagaatgcGAAGAAACACGGGCTACCACGTAGAAAAACTctatgtaatattatatattatattacttaataatcattacttttcttttaattattcaaattcaCTTGCGATCACtgactgtgtacatacatactcgttatcaaaGTATTTAAACCTCTCAAAATTTCATATGAATTTAATttgtcgcaatataattttttcgttcacacactataaaaacttatatcttagtagctttttaaagttttgcttttaataaatacaatgactcttacaaatatatttttcttaataaatttgatggtctaagttttataactttctcaaaatgtttttttttatgtaaatgtaaaacattataagttactcactttaatcatctctacatatcaaaatatggtaataaataaaatgaaaCTTATAGTCGATTGAAAGCATTTTTTGCAATAAAcgtttttatttacaatttagaatttttatcaaaatatttttttaataaatttagaatcaaattaacgtaattatttaatctaattttataataaaatattaaattatatttaatatttgctgagatttatactgTATTTATTATGTTCATATCAAATGATTACCTGTAATTAATGCTTGTCATTAAGGCTGTATGGGACACGTGGCTCATCCACAGCATTTCAacccagttatatatatatatatatatatatatatatatatatatacatacatgtatatatacatacatgtatatatacatacatgtatatatacatacatatatattaatatatatatatatatatatatatatatatatatatatatatatatatatacatatatatatatatatatatatatacatatacatatatatatatatagatttgggatccggtgagaaccacctacatagtgagaaccgttagaactccaccttacggattttctttgtaaaaaataacgacatatttggattcggcatagaattttatgccTAGATAACATgtttcttggtccaaaaagtataaattattgactGGAATTGAGACGagaaaattttattaattttcatgcatctactagtcatttttcatgtatttaacaattttcacgcacctagaactcgttttcgtgcacctaaAGCCtaatattttcatgcacctagtaatcattttcatgcacgtaacaattttcatgcacctagtattcgtttcagtgcatctatagccattttaatatacctaattgtatttttgtacattaagtttatattttgttaagaAAATCAAAATTTTTTGTTTAGCTATACCAAAAATGTGttggaataaactaaactaagggtaaatgatccatcaaaactttcggaacaagatttgagGATGATTTAGCAAGGGTTCTCATtatattagtggttctcaccggatcctaaatctatatatatata
It includes:
- the LOC141590404 gene encoding putative UPF0481 protein At3g02645, whose protein sequence is MNQDLEDDFSNIDVTIFNVPKSLRDTNPNAYTPQLVSIGPYHYFRLELQQMEKYKISSAKRIQILNRHLKFDTIVNHFLRLQHKIRACYHRYLDINSQTLALIMAIDAAFLIEIIDTFATEMNNKILTKIPSRISQLVDYASRKSIHNDILRDIIMLENQIPLFVLRDLLQFGLPSPEIADKILGDNLIGLHHAISPFKLEANWETIQPCNSDHLLDLVYRILVPKLEEIIEISENGDQEVNEENKVYKLIFQIKRCLGQLKSKIMFKLPWMFISHLPGLAILRAILFPEENLQRNLTNQADSRQDRENSSPLVEEIMIPSVIELSKCGVSFIPTNGNILTINFDKHEKKCYLPVISIDVNTEVVLRNLVAYEASLGSGPLILARYTELMNGIIDTKEDARLLREQGIIYNYLKSDQEIADMWNGMSKSLRLTRVPFLDEVIDNVNKYYEANWKVVLNKFLHDYAIHSWQFLAFLLTALIFFLLLLQVFCNLLLCPRRWTH